Part of the Triticum urartu cultivar G1812 chromosome 2, Tu2.1, whole genome shotgun sequence genome, GTGCTGCTGCGGCCTGGTGGTTATCCGATCTGCGCGCGGCAACGATGGGTCTCTCCGGCGGTGGTTCGTCTGCGTCGGACTCGGGTGAGCTCCCTCCCTCTTCTTTGGACTCAGCGACGGGCTTGTCAGGCCGAGGTGGCGCCATGGTGTGGTGGTGCGCGGGAGGCTTGCTGGTGGTGGCAGGGGACTTCGGGAAGGGGCAGGGTGCCCCCTCCGTTGCATCTGGCGGCCGTTGTGGGTGGCCGCCGGAGTTCCCCTGGCCCTGATCCGGCCGCCGAGGTCATCGACTATGCTAAGGTGTCGGCTTTGGGGTGGAAGGCGAGCTTTCGCTTCGTTCCGGTCAGCCGCGTCTGTTTGGTGTGTCCTGGTTGAGGGTGGGGCTCGGATGCCGTGGCAGCGGCCCGGTTGGTGGTAACCGGTGCTCATGGGCGGAGCACGCGGCTCGGGCGCTGTCCGATCAGCATGGCCGTGTGGGCGGCGTGTTGACCGGGGTGAGTCGTTCATCCAATCCAGTGACGATGAGTGTTGGCCGGGGTGAAAATCCATTCTGCTTTGCCAGGCCGACGGCGGCGGTGTTCTAGCGCCGCCCCCTTCTTGAAGGTGCCGTCGCGGCATCTCATTTGTCATCGGAGTGCTCTGGGGAAACTCTAATCCTTGGATTGGGCGGTGGCGACACGATGGTGTCGTTCCCTTGCTGAAGGCGCCGCTTTGGAACTCATTGCTCGTCTTACACGGCTTCTCCTCTTCGCGGTGGCCCGCCCACAGTCGAGGGCCCTGACATCTTCGTAGTAGTGCTTATTGTGTTCATCTGATGTTGGCTAGGATTTTGTTGGCGTAGTGTTGCCGTTATCAGCGTCCTTGTATCCAGCCTTGGGTGGGTGTGAtgtggtgtgtgtgtgtttgtaTCGGCAGGATTTGGTTGTTCGGTGATGCTTTATCTATAAAGTGGGGGAACCCTTTTTCTTATATAATAAGTGTAGCCTGAAACATTATGGTATACTGAATCCAGCAAACTTTGCAGTTACGAAGGCCTTTTACGGAACTGATGTTGCTTAACATAAAAATAGAATGATTATCAGGGTTCAGAGATTCACTAATCATCGATGACATGCTCGGTAAAATTGAAACTGTCGGCGCAACTATTGCTATTTTAAAATTGAAACTGTATATATACTTGTAGGGAATAAACCTGTTCTTCTAAATGAGGAATGGCCTCCCTGTAGCCAAAACCAATGCTCGCCCTATGATAAACCCTCACAAGGATTCTGATTGAGAGTCATCATTCTTCTTTGGTCTAGCCCGAGCAACCTCGGGCTCGACAGTGTGCTGCTTGCACCCTCGAGGGCCATAGTGCTCCGAGCTCTTCCGCACCACCTTCCGGCACAGAGCACAATGATGAACCTGGCATCCCTCGCAGAAGACATGGTTGTTGTTTCCCAGCTGCTCACATCAGAGACAGAGTCTTCATTTACCAGAACCAAGTGAAAAATAAACTACAGCTATATTCAGATCACAGTAAAAAGGATCACCGATCCATATGATATTCGGAAGAGACCAAAACTTCACCTTGTAAGTTATCAGGTGGCAATTCGGGCATGGATGCGGTTTGTATCCACCCACTTTCAGTTTTTTCTATAGCTCTTTGACAGCGTCAACCAAATCCACCTTTGCTGTCCGCTTCTCATAATCGATTCTGCATTGTTCACTTTCAAAGGGGAGCATAGGTTCAGATTTGGTATCCAGAGAATAGCTACCAGACAGCATATTTGATAGATCACATTTTTATCAGAAGAATGTACCTTGTATGAGCAGGAGTTAGTGGCTTGCCACAGCCATAGCAGAACAACTTACCACAGTTCTTACAAAGCATATGGTTGCAGCCTGACACACGTGTGATGCCAGTACCACAATGCGGACATGGAACACAAGAACGAAGTATTTCCTTGATACTAGATAATTCATCCACCAATTTACTAGGTCCAGTACCGCCTTTGTTTAAGTGGCGTACCTTTTCACGTTCCTgtacaaaaaaaaacaaaaaaaaacacaCTCAACACAGTGATCTCAATATTGTTCTCATTGAACGGAACACCACTATGACAAATGATGAATAGCCCTAACAGAAATGCTGGAACTTCGAGCGTCCATTTTTCTAGAAATAATATCATATAAGTAAAAGGATGTATTCTGCTGAAAAGAAAATTAGTTTATGAATAGTTACTGTATCCAGAATACAGATATAATATATACGTAGAGTTATATTTGTTCTAAATGTGCGGAAGGCCTGGGCATCTTTGCATTAAGAAGAACGCCTTGATGAGGCAGCAAATAGAGTGATCATGTAATGTATTTTCTTTGAGTAAATTGCACTTCATGCCAGTatattgtgttgctagttgcatggACTAGATATGTTCAAATGTTGCACATTACACCAGTTGGGCTACAAAATTTTGTCCTTTGGACCAGGTTCGGTTGGGACAAATACGGCATCAAAACCAAATGTGGTCAAGAATAGAGAATGAGCTGGTAGATAATACTTACTACAAAAAGGAGATATTTAGTGCTTAGAGGGATTCTGAACCTGCAAGGAGAGAAGTTTTTCTTCTGGAGTAAGGCATTTCTCCCCTATGTGACGACGATCTCTGCAGCGGGTGCAGAAGCTGAAGAGGCACTTGGGGCACTGGGCGTTGTCCTCATTTTCCAGGCAAGCTGTCTGACATCTTGGACAGTAGGCTACATCAGCCATTGCGCCTAGAGTCCTTTCAAGTATCAGTCTTTCCCACCTTTCAAAATCTGACTCTCCGAGCAACCTCTTTAGTAGATTAGGAGGAACAAAACCTCCGCATTTGTTGTCAGGGCACACAATTTTCATGACTGATCCTTCTTTCACATGCATCCGTGAGTATGTCTCCATGCAATTCCGGCAAAAGTAATGACGGCATGGAAGTTTTATGAAGTCGATGCCTGGTAGTAATCAAAAGATACAGATTTAACTTTTAGATATTCCAGACTCAGGACATGGTGGAACTTGGATTGTTCATGCTCATCTTGTCAATTATAGAAATTTTGTAAAGAAGCTCAATATTTAACTTTTGCAGGGAAGATAAGCTATCTTTAGGTGTTTGAGCTGTACCTTTGTTCCAGCAGAACATTCTAAATCACTTTGATTTACTCACAGTATATACAGGTAGCAGGGGCACCATGCAACAAATTCGTTAGTTTCGTCTAGGTATGGGGCCCAAAAGAATTTTGTATTTCCTTTGTCAGGTTTAACTTGTATACAAACTAACTGAAAAAAGTTTGAACTAATATTAACATAGTATTTTTTTATAATGTTCATTAGAGTGCGGGCATGTGCGGGATTTTATATGAAAACAGTATGGCATGTGAATAGATATACCCTGCAATATCCAAATTCGAGTGTTTTATTTGAAATGTATGTGCATTGCAAAGTATGCTAATTCTTATAATCGGGTATATACCCCAGGGCTAAAATTTCTGAAAAATATATCCAACTTTTGGATTGGATTTGTGCATTTGAAACCATGGTGCCCTGACTCCATGGAGCCCCAGTACGGTGTCGAATAGATACCTATTATCGCTAGCACTCTCCCTTACTGTTCAAGAACAACAAATTTAAGTTAGGAGTATGAAAGAGCTGGAGTTGTGAAATAACGAACTGTGAGTCTTGCATAAGTTAATCTATAATACATAACCCGGTACAGCAATTAGCACTTGTGGGAGTACATGAGCATGGATGGAGCATCCGACTTACCTTTGTACTCACTGAAACAGATCATGCAAACATGAAAGCCCTGAAGAAACGATTCTTGGCATTGCTCTTCATTGTAGCTGATCAACTGTTGAACAACATCCTCTACAGACAGAATCCCTCCAACAACGCGAACATCCACATGATCCATCGTACTATCAGAATCCCTTATTACTATTCCGTCATCAAAACCAAGATGAGAGAGCGTAGAGCTCTGCAGCCATTGGACCCACTCAAAAACAACTTCCTGTCCAGGTTGCTGCGCCCAGAGCGATTCGAGCATGTCACATAGGGAGGAAATCTTCACACTATCCAACCATTGTACTGCGAGGGTAAAGTATGGAGAATGATGGCTTGGGTAAGATGGAGGCATAAGGCATGTCAGCGATATTGGAGCCAAGTGCTCGACACTGAATTTGGTTGGGTAATCATCAACACCTCGGAGTTCCGCGGACACACTGATACCATCTGGAATTTCGCAATATACATAGATCTGCAAA contains:
- the LOC125534009 gene encoding E3 ubiquitin-protein ligase RNF14-like — translated: MESPHGASPGEGGALSPSPEAVGMLHEMALRDSQQGEEPDLPDEQLRSNDQLQKDEMLAVEAIYGDNLNILGENSVPRYFQIYVYCEIPDGISVSAELRGVDDYPTKFSVEHLAPISLTCLMPPSYPSHHSPYFTLAVQWLDSVKISSLCDMLESLWAQQPGQEVVFEWVQWLQSSTLSHLGFDDGIVIRDSDSTMDHVDVRVVGGILSVEDVVQQLISYNEEQCQESFLQGFHVCMICFSEYKGIDFIKLPCRHYFCRNCMETYSRMHVKEGSVMKIVCPDNKCGGFVPPNLLKRLLGESDFERWERLILERTLGAMADVAYCPRCQTACLENEDNAQCPKCLFSFCTRCRDRRHIGEKCLTPEEKLLSLQEREKVRHLNKGGTGPSKLVDELSSIKEILRSCVPCPHCGTGITRVSGCNHMLCKNCGKLFCYGCGKPLTPAHTSEQCRIDYEKRTAKVDLVDAVKEL